One stretch of Bosea vaviloviae DNA includes these proteins:
- the flgF gene encoding flagellar basal-body rod protein FlgF, producing MQSAIYVGLSAQLVLEKRMETLARNVANMNTAGYRAEEVKFSTFLSKKGPDGVNFASEGESFINRMHGGVDKTGNPLDVAVEGDGFLAISTPAGTVYTRDGRMKITAQGELQTHSNYPVLDAGGSPMLLDPEGGPPVIAKDGMIWQGTQQVGALGLFTIDPNAKLQRYENSGVIPDKAATPILDFVINGVRQGFVEGSNVNPIREMAKLIMVTRAFESAANAIDKGEKSVDGAIRSLGETS from the coding sequence ATGCAGTCTGCCATCTATGTCGGCCTTTCGGCCCAACTCGTCCTCGAAAAGCGGATGGAGACGCTCGCCCGCAACGTCGCGAACATGAACACCGCCGGCTATCGCGCCGAGGAGGTCAAGTTCAGCACCTTCCTGTCGAAGAAGGGGCCCGACGGCGTCAACTTCGCCTCGGAGGGCGAGAGCTTCATCAACCGGATGCATGGCGGCGTCGACAAGACCGGGAACCCGCTCGACGTCGCGGTGGAAGGCGACGGTTTCCTCGCCATTTCGACGCCGGCCGGCACGGTCTATACGCGCGACGGCCGCATGAAGATCACGGCCCAGGGCGAATTGCAGACGCATTCGAATTATCCGGTCCTCGATGCCGGCGGCTCGCCGATGCTGCTCGATCCGGAAGGCGGCCCGCCCGTCATCGCCAAGGACGGCATGATCTGGCAGGGCACCCAGCAGGTCGGGGCGCTCGGCCTGTTCACGATCGACCCCAATGCGAAGCTGCAGCGCTACGAGAATTCAGGCGTGATCCCCGACAAGGCGGCGACGCCTATCCTTGATTTCGTCATCAATGGTGTCCGCCAGGGCTTTGTCGAAGGCTCCAACGTCAATCCCATCCGCGAGATGGCGAAATTGATCATGGTGACGCGCGCCTTTGAGAGCGCGGCGAATGCGATCGACAAGGGCGAAAAGTCCGTCGACGGCGCCATCCGTTCGCTTGGCGAGACCAGCTGA
- a CDS encoding flagellar motor switch protein FliG, which produces MTGTAKDNRANATPAIVPAGDGLSGAQKAAVLVLAMGKPLAGRMLKHFEPGEIRLLMRCAAELGPIPADNIAILVEEFSDRFSSGVNLVGSPREVQKLLTGMLPAEEITEIIGETADAANRSIWDRVSMMSESVLAGYLAKEHPQTIAFILSKLSPSCASRIMTQWPAGQRHELMRRMLNLKPVAEQPGAIVEKALYEGFTLNLARNKGADTHARMADILNKMDSQDMEEALDSLQRVRPESAEMLKGLLFVFEDIVKLSPRDRMAIFDQVATDRLVLALKGTETLFREQILSSLATRARRIVQQDLENGEPALQRDVIEARRAITDIALDMAGRGEIELNSEREDGAYFQ; this is translated from the coding sequence ATGACGGGGACTGCGAAGGACAACAGGGCGAACGCCACGCCAGCCATCGTCCCGGCGGGTGACGGGCTCAGCGGAGCGCAGAAGGCGGCCGTCCTGGTCCTGGCCATGGGCAAGCCCCTCGCTGGGCGGATGCTGAAGCATTTCGAGCCCGGCGAGATCCGCCTGCTGATGCGCTGCGCCGCCGAGCTCGGACCGATCCCGGCCGATAATATCGCGATACTGGTGGAGGAGTTCAGCGATCGCTTTTCCAGCGGCGTGAACCTGGTCGGCTCGCCGCGCGAGGTCCAGAAGCTGCTGACCGGCATGCTGCCGGCCGAGGAGATCACCGAGATCATCGGCGAGACGGCGGATGCGGCGAACCGCTCGATCTGGGACCGCGTCTCGATGATGTCGGAAAGCGTGCTGGCGGGCTATCTCGCCAAGGAGCATCCGCAGACCATCGCCTTCATCCTGTCCAAGCTCAGCCCGTCCTGCGCCTCGCGGATCATGACGCAATGGCCGGCCGGCCAGCGCCACGAGCTGATGCGCCGAATGCTGAACCTCAAGCCGGTGGCGGAGCAGCCGGGCGCGATCGTCGAGAAGGCGCTCTATGAAGGCTTCACCCTGAACCTGGCGCGCAACAAGGGCGCCGACACCCATGCCCGCATGGCCGACATCCTCAACAAGATGGACAGCCAGGACATGGAGGAGGCGCTCGACAGCCTGCAGCGCGTACGCCCGGAATCGGCCGAGATGCTGAAGGGGCTGCTGTTCGTCTTCGAGGACATCGTCAAGCTCTCGCCCCGCGACCGCATGGCGATCTTCGACCAGGTGGCGACCGACCGCCTCGTCCTGGCCCTCAAGGGAACCGAGACCCTGTTCAGGGAGCAGATCCTGTCCTCCCTGGCGACGCGCGCGCGCCGCATCGTGCAGCAGGACCTCGAGAACGGCGAGCCGGCGCTGCAGCGCGACGTCATCGAGGCGCGCCGCGCCATCACCGACATCGCGCTCGACATGGCGGGCCGCGGCGAGATCGAGCTCAATTCGGAGCGCGAGGACGGCGCTTACTTCCAATGA
- the fliI gene encoding flagellar protein export ATPase FliI, producing MNALARLEQAIAGGPQTHELVRISGAVSEVTPAAVRVAGLSRFVRLGERIALSANGREEFGEAIRIDRDGVLVKPFATTVGVGLGARASVAGAMTLRPAQSWKGRVINAFGEPLDEAGPLLPGDTAMRVDGPPPEAMKRARVTRPIRTGVKVIDLFTPLCAGQRIGVFAGSGVGKSSLLSMLARAPGFGTIVIGLVGERGREVREFLDDTLGAMRANAVAVVSTSDESAMMRRLAPNTAMAVAEYFRDQGEDVLLIIDSVTRLAHAARDVALAAGEPAVARGYTPSVFSALPKLLERAGPGIEGVGAITGIFSVLIDGDDHNDPVADSIRGTLDGHLVLDRAIADQGRYPAVNVLSSVSRLAHHVWTPEQRVLATRMKGLVARFEDTRDLRLMGGYQAGADAELDTAIALVPRIYTALHQDMGAPLSADVFQDLASALQQG from the coding sequence ATGAACGCGCTCGCCCGTCTCGAACAAGCCATCGCCGGTGGGCCGCAAACGCATGAATTGGTGCGGATCAGCGGCGCGGTCTCAGAGGTCACGCCGGCTGCGGTGCGCGTCGCCGGGCTCTCCCGCTTCGTCCGGCTCGGCGAACGCATTGCGCTCTCCGCGAATGGGCGGGAGGAGTTCGGCGAGGCCATCCGCATCGACCGGGACGGCGTTCTGGTCAAGCCGTTCGCGACCACCGTCGGCGTCGGGCTCGGCGCGCGCGCCAGCGTCGCCGGCGCGATGACGCTGCGGCCGGCGCAGAGCTGGAAGGGCCGCGTGATCAACGCCTTTGGCGAGCCGCTCGACGAGGCCGGGCCGCTGCTGCCTGGCGATACCGCGATGCGCGTCGACGGGCCGCCGCCGGAAGCGATGAAGCGCGCCCGCGTCACGCGGCCGATCCGTACGGGCGTGAAGGTGATCGACCTGTTCACGCCGCTTTGCGCAGGGCAGCGCATCGGCGTCTTCGCCGGCTCCGGCGTCGGCAAATCGAGCTTGCTCTCGATGCTGGCGCGGGCGCCGGGCTTCGGCACGATCGTCATCGGGCTCGTCGGCGAGCGCGGGCGCGAGGTGCGCGAATTCCTTGACGACACCTTGGGCGCGATGCGCGCCAACGCGGTCGCGGTCGTCTCGACCAGCGACGAGAGCGCGATGATGCGCCGGCTTGCCCCGAACACGGCGATGGCGGTGGCGGAGTATTTCCGCGACCAGGGCGAGGATGTCCTGCTCATCATCGATTCCGTGACACGTCTCGCCCATGCCGCGCGCGACGTGGCCCTGGCGGCGGGCGAGCCCGCGGTTGCGCGCGGCTATACGCCGAGCGTGTTCAGCGCCCTGCCCAAGCTCCTCGAACGGGCCGGCCCGGGCATCGAGGGGGTGGGCGCCATCACCGGGATCTTCTCGGTGCTGATCGACGGCGACGACCATAACGATCCCGTCGCCGACAGCATCCGCGGCACGCTGGACGGGCATCTCGTGCTCGACCGCGCCATCGCCGATCAGGGCCGCTACCCGGCGGTGAACGTGCTGTCCTCGGTTTCGCGCCTGGCGCACCATGTCTGGACCCCGGAGCAGCGCGTCCTCGCCACCCGGATGAAGGGCCTCGTCGCGCGCTTCGAGGATACGCGGGACCTGCGCCTGATGGGCGGCTACCAGGCCGGAGCCGACGCCGAGCTCGACACGGCGATCGCGCTCGTGCCGCGCATCTACACGGCGCTGCACCAGGACATGGGTGCGCCGCTGAGTGCTGACGTGTTCCAGGATCTGGCGAGCGCGCTGCAGCAGGGGTGA
- the motA gene encoding flagellar motor stator protein MotA: MSVLIGLTIAVGSLIGGFAAMGGHVAVLWQPWELVIILGTAIGTYIIANPMKTVADTGTAVTEALRNAVPSQAHYFEILGVLYALMRELRNKGRAEVEAHVEAPAESALFANAPSVLADAKLTTFICDYFRLVIVGKAQAHEVEALLDEEITSQLQDSLKPYYALGMVSEALPALGIVAAVLGVIKAMGAIDQSPALLGGFIGAALVGTFAGIFFSYAVIGPIAQKIKTTREKQGRVYIVVKQTILAFIGGAAPQVALEYGRKVISASERPSIDEVEDKTISAAPPRGAAAVAANDRPQQEAA; encoded by the coding sequence TTGAGCGTACTGATCGGACTGACGATAGCAGTGGGTTCGCTGATCGGTGGTTTTGCCGCCATGGGCGGGCACGTCGCCGTGCTCTGGCAACCATGGGAGCTGGTCATCATCCTGGGAACGGCGATCGGAACCTATATCATCGCCAACCCGATGAAGACCGTAGCCGATACCGGCACGGCGGTGACCGAAGCGCTGCGAAACGCCGTGCCGAGCCAGGCGCATTACTTCGAGATCCTCGGCGTCCTCTATGCATTGATGCGCGAATTGCGCAACAAGGGCCGCGCCGAAGTCGAGGCGCATGTCGAAGCTCCCGCTGAATCCGCGCTCTTCGCCAATGCGCCCAGCGTCCTGGCGGACGCCAAGTTGACGACCTTCATCTGCGATTATTTCCGCCTGGTCATCGTCGGCAAGGCACAGGCCCATGAGGTCGAGGCCCTCCTCGACGAGGAGATCACGAGCCAGCTCCAGGACAGCCTGAAGCCCTATTACGCGCTGGGCATGGTGTCGGAGGCCCTGCCCGCGCTGGGCATCGTCGCCGCTGTCCTGGGCGTGATCAAGGCCATGGGCGCGATCGACCAATCACCGGCCCTGCTCGGCGGCTTCATCGGGGCGGCGCTCGTCGGCACCTTCGCCGGCATCTTCTTCTCCTATGCGGTGATCGGGCCGATCGCCCAGAAGATCAAGACGACGCGAGAGAAGCAGGGGCGGGTCTATATCGTCGTCAAGCAGACCATCCTCGCCTTCATCGGCGGCGCCGCGCCGCAGGTCGCGCTCGAATATGGCCGCAAGGTCATCTCGGCCAGCGAGAGGCCCTCGATCGACGAGGTCGAAGACAAGACGATCAGCGCAGCTCCGCCGCGCGGCGCTGCCGCCGTCGCCGCCAACGACCGTCCCCAGCAGGAAGCCGCCTGA
- a CDS encoding EscU/YscU/HrcU family type III secretion system export apparatus switch protein, producing the protein MSEQDQESKTEEASEKKIRDAIERGNTPSSKEAPIFASIAATLIASVFLIRASGGELTRFLSNFLSDPAGFDISTNKNTTTLLVYVAVQASLFVGPILLLFMVFGLSASFLQHAPQFSLERISPQWSRISPGKGWSRIAGAQGLMEFGKSLAKFAAIAVTTWLILKSDKNTVVTAMLQDPSTIPELVLTIATRLLSAACVATIVIVAADLVWTQKSWRRSLRMTKQEIKDEHKQAEGDPILKSRRLSLARDRARSRMMAAVPRATMIIANPTHYAVALRYVPEEGGAPLVLAKGVDLIALKIREIAEANDIPVIEDRVLARSLHAGVQIDQMIPPEFYKVVAELLCLVYARKVA; encoded by the coding sequence TTGTCCGAGCAAGACCAGGAAAGCAAGACCGAGGAGGCCTCCGAGAAGAAGATTCGGGACGCGATCGAGCGTGGCAACACGCCCTCCTCGAAGGAGGCGCCGATCTTCGCCAGCATCGCCGCGACCTTGATCGCAAGCGTCTTCCTGATCCGCGCCAGCGGCGGCGAGCTCACGCGCTTCCTCTCGAACTTCCTCAGCGATCCCGCCGGCTTCGACATCTCGACGAACAAGAACACGACGACGCTCCTGGTCTACGTCGCCGTTCAGGCCAGCCTCTTCGTCGGGCCGATCCTGCTGCTCTTCATGGTCTTCGGGCTGAGCGCCTCGTTCCTGCAGCACGCGCCGCAGTTCTCGCTGGAACGGATCAGCCCGCAATGGTCGCGCATCTCTCCCGGGAAGGGCTGGTCGCGCATCGCCGGGGCGCAGGGCCTGATGGAATTCGGAAAGTCGCTGGCCAAATTCGCCGCCATCGCGGTGACGACCTGGCTGATCCTCAAATCGGACAAGAACACGGTGGTGACGGCGATGCTGCAGGACCCAAGCACGATTCCGGAACTGGTCCTCACCATCGCGACCCGGCTGCTTTCGGCGGCTTGCGTCGCGACGATCGTGATCGTCGCCGCCGACCTCGTCTGGACGCAGAAATCCTGGCGCCGCTCGCTGCGGATGACGAAGCAGGAGATCAAGGACGAGCACAAGCAGGCCGAGGGCGACCCGATCCTGAAATCGCGCCGGCTCTCGCTGGCCCGCGACCGCGCCAGAAGCCGCATGATGGCCGCCGTGCCGCGCGCCACGATGATCATCGCCAACCCGACCCATTACGCGGTGGCGCTGCGCTATGTGCCCGAGGAAGGCGGCGCGCCGCTGGTGCTCGCCAAGGGCGTCGACCTGATCGCCCTGAAGATCCGCGAGATTGCCGAGGCCAACGACATTCCGGTGATCGAGGACCGCGTCCTGGCGCGCTCGCTCCATGCCGGCGTGCAGATCGACCAGATGATCCCGCCGGAGTTCTACAAGGTCGTCGCCGAGCTGCTGTGCCTGGTCTATGCCCGCAAGGTGGCTTGA
- the fliN gene encoding flagellar motor switch protein FliN, whose protein sequence is MTKPNKSVKLPELTSEEMPAGLAEAETESVSATADRAPGAVAEANEMLNLDAVMRIPVNIQVVLGSATMQVANLMKLRRGAVVQLDHRVGEPVDVVVNGRIIARGEVVIVEDDNSRFGVSLTEIVGVQAKFEA, encoded by the coding sequence ATGACGAAGCCAAACAAATCCGTGAAGCTGCCCGAGCTGACGTCGGAGGAGATGCCCGCCGGTCTGGCGGAGGCGGAAACCGAGAGCGTTTCGGCCACGGCGGACAGAGCGCCCGGAGCCGTCGCTGAGGCGAATGAGATGCTCAATCTCGACGCCGTCATGCGCATTCCCGTCAATATCCAGGTCGTGCTGGGCAGCGCCACCATGCAGGTCGCCAATCTGATGAAGCTTCGCCGCGGCGCCGTAGTGCAGCTCGACCATCGCGTCGGCGAGCCGGTCGATGTCGTCGTGAACGGGCGGATCATCGCGCGCGGCGAGGTCGTGATCGTCGAGGACGACAACAGCCGCTTCGGCGTGTCGCTCACCGAGATCGTCGGCGTCCAGGCCAAATTCGAAGCGTGA
- a CDS encoding flagellar motor switch protein FliM, whose amino-acid sequence MSTAAQPLREDKLLDSTGISIDRLPMLQMVFDRLATSCADAVRQMSSSPAYFSLAGVQSQRIGDALNAHAYNAIAGIFHAREWDSRILIGFDRDFIFTLLEVMFGADGSEAPFKYEPDFPDDERPYTNIEIQVAQALFELAARNLKSAFAPVCDVSFDFERVETRMYFATIGSRSNLAVKAQFLVQGLDNCGQMFVVIPQTALNPIRQNLAHVHSGQSSARDPRWTKQIHTEVQRTEVKLSAILEERAMTLGEIGSLQIGQVIELQASPQSKIQLQCNDETVFWCQLGQRNGSYVLRIQDHANEEQEFLDDLLSR is encoded by the coding sequence ATGAGCACAGCTGCACAGCCCCTCCGCGAGGACAAGCTGCTCGACTCGACGGGCATCTCGATCGACCGGCTGCCAATGCTGCAGATGGTCTTCGACCGGCTCGCGACGAGCTGTGCCGACGCGGTGCGGCAGATGTCCTCCTCGCCGGCCTATTTCTCGCTCGCCGGCGTCCAGAGCCAGCGCATCGGCGACGCGCTCAACGCCCATGCCTACAACGCAATCGCCGGCATCTTCCATGCGCGCGAATGGGATTCACGCATCCTGATCGGCTTCGACCGCGATTTCATCTTCACCCTGCTGGAGGTGATGTTCGGGGCCGATGGCAGCGAGGCGCCGTTCAAATACGAGCCCGACTTCCCCGATGACGAGCGCCCCTACACCAATATCGAGATCCAGGTGGCCCAGGCGCTGTTCGAACTCGCGGCCCGCAACCTGAAGAGCGCCTTCGCCCCGGTCTGCGACGTCTCCTTCGATTTCGAGCGTGTCGAGACGCGCATGTATTTCGCCACGATCGGCAGCCGCAGCAACCTCGCCGTCAAGGCCCAGTTCCTGGTCCAGGGCCTCGACAATTGCGGCCAGATGTTCGTCGTCATCCCGCAGACCGCGCTGAACCCGATCCGCCAGAACCTGGCCCATGTCCATTCCGGCCAATCCTCCGCCCGGGATCCGCGCTGGACCAAGCAGATCCATACCGAGGTGCAAAGGACCGAGGTCAAGCTCTCGGCGATCCTCGAGGAGCGCGCCATGACGCTGGGCGAGATCGGCTCGCTGCAGATCGGGCAGGTGATCGAGCTGCAGGCCTCGCCGCAATCCAAGATCCAACTCCAGTGCAATGACGAAACCGTCTTCTGGTGCCAGCTCGGGCAGCGCAACGGCTCTTATGTGCTGCGCATCCAGGACCACGCCAACGAGGAACAGGAGTTTCTAGATGACCTTCTATCTCGGTGA
- a CDS encoding flagellin, protein MTSLLTNSSAMTALQTLSMTNKNLATTQNRIATGQRVSTASDNAAYWSIATTMRSDNKALGAVKDALGLGAATIDTMYTGLNGTVDVVSEIKAKLVAARTPGVDRDKIQSEITELQKQLKNTGDSAVFNGENWISVDSASASYNSTKSVVSSFSRAGGVVQIDTVTVDLEAIKLYDSKADATPATNVVTGASTGTFVAAAGTITVQVGTGATLNVATTATSTLESIAKDIMKLGIEGLTVAVDTAGGQLEFANRNAEGITIALTSGLTAPAALATAPATQTGKGILDKSYDAYNGTAWETFSVNDLDISALTDNAADLAKLETYISAVDDALGDITDAATNLGAIKNRIGLQQDFVQALTDSLDRGVGQLVDADMNAESTRLQALQTQQQLGIQALSIANSGSQSILSLFRN, encoded by the coding sequence ATGACCAGCCTTCTCACGAACTCCTCGGCCATGACCGCGTTGCAGACGCTGTCCATGACCAACAAGAACCTCGCCACCACGCAGAACCGCATCGCCACCGGCCAGCGCGTCTCCACCGCTTCGGACAACGCCGCTTACTGGTCGATCGCCACCACCATGCGCTCGGACAACAAGGCTCTCGGCGCCGTCAAGGACGCTCTCGGCCTGGGCGCTGCGACCATCGACACGATGTATACCGGCCTCAACGGTACGGTCGACGTCGTCTCGGAGATCAAGGCCAAGCTCGTCGCCGCCCGTACCCCCGGCGTTGATCGCGACAAGATCCAGAGCGAAATCACCGAACTCCAGAAGCAGCTCAAGAACACCGGCGACTCCGCTGTGTTCAATGGCGAGAACTGGATCTCCGTCGACTCCGCTTCGGCAAGCTACAATTCGACGAAGTCGGTCGTCTCGTCCTTCTCCCGCGCCGGTGGCGTGGTCCAGATCGACACGGTGACCGTCGACCTCGAGGCGATCAAGCTCTACGACAGCAAGGCTGATGCGACACCGGCCACCAACGTGGTCACCGGCGCCAGCACCGGCACCTTTGTCGCCGCGGCCGGCACCATCACCGTCCAGGTCGGTACTGGCGCCACGCTGAACGTCGCGACGACGGCGACCTCGACGCTGGAGAGCATCGCCAAGGACATCATGAAGCTTGGCATCGAGGGGCTGACCGTCGCTGTCGATACGGCGGGCGGGCAGCTGGAGTTCGCCAACCGCAATGCGGAAGGCATCACGATCGCCCTCACCAGCGGTCTGACGGCACCGGCCGCGCTGGCGACCGCTCCGGCGACGCAGACCGGCAAGGGCATCCTCGACAAGTCCTACGATGCCTATAACGGGACAGCGTGGGAAACCTTCAGCGTCAACGATCTCGACATCTCGGCGCTGACCGACAACGCCGCCGACCTCGCGAAGCTCGAGACCTATATCTCGGCCGTCGACGATGCTCTGGGTGACATTACCGATGCCGCCACCAACCTCGGCGCCATCAAGAACCGCATCGGCCTTCAGCAGGACTTCGTGCAGGCCCTGACCGACTCGCTCGATCGCGGTGTCGGCCAGCTCGTCGACGCCGACATGAATGCCGAATCGACCCGCCTCCAGGCTCTGCAGACGCAGCAGCAGCTCGGCATCCAGGCGCTGTCGATCGCCAACTCCGGCAGCCAGAGCATCCTCTCGCTGTTCCGCAACTGA
- the fliF gene encoding flagellar basal-body MS-ring/collar protein FliF translates to MPGRQYAEEIWLNLQQLGHKRLAALAAIGLFVFGAIGASAYYLSRPEMSVLYSGLQREDVNRIGAALQEAGVVFDVNAEGSQILVKPSQAGQARMLLAEKGLPRSTSGGYELFDKLGSLGLTSFMQEITRVRALEGELSRTIQLMRGVKAASVHLVLADKGSFRRDQQPASASVVVRTETSGAGNIAQAVRHLVASAVPGLTTEKVTVLNTDGTVLAAGGEPGQMQAGKLAGLQQNVNREIQDNVRKALTPYLGLENFEISVATDLNTDRKETSETVFNPDSKVERSVRVVRENDTSQNAATQEPTTVEQNVPERAVRADGGQRSSEEKQRREELTNYEISSKKTQTISDGYSIAKMSIAVLINRPRLVESLGVAPSQEQIDQRLDEVRQVVSSAAGISNQRGDNIKVLAVDFLQGSRTLEPAAPIGIGEALLRQSGTLINAVTILALAALIIWFGLRPSIGALLKRPEPAPVVASVTAGDIPAQIAGPELGLNLIGDLTQASQRSPLKKLEQLIDFDEAQAAAVLKQWIQEGARA, encoded by the coding sequence ATGCCGGGTCGGCAATACGCTGAAGAGATTTGGCTCAACCTCCAGCAGCTCGGGCATAAGCGCCTCGCAGCGCTCGCCGCGATCGGGCTGTTCGTCTTCGGGGCGATCGGTGCCAGCGCCTATTATCTCAGCCGGCCGGAGATGTCGGTCCTCTACAGCGGCCTCCAGCGCGAGGACGTCAACCGCATCGGCGCCGCCCTCCAGGAGGCCGGTGTCGTCTTCGACGTGAACGCCGAGGGATCGCAGATCCTGGTCAAGCCGTCGCAGGCCGGCCAGGCGCGCATGCTGCTCGCCGAGAAGGGCCTGCCGCGCAGCACCAGCGGCGGCTACGAGCTCTTCGACAAGCTCGGCTCGCTCGGACTGACCTCCTTCATGCAGGAGATCACCCGCGTGCGCGCCCTCGAAGGCGAGCTCTCGCGCACGATCCAGCTCATGCGCGGCGTCAAGGCGGCGAGTGTGCATCTCGTCCTGGCCGACAAGGGCTCCTTCCGCCGCGACCAGCAGCCGGCCTCGGCCAGCGTCGTCGTGCGCACCGAGACCTCGGGCGCCGGCAACATCGCGCAGGCCGTGCGCCATCTCGTCGCCTCCGCCGTGCCCGGCCTCACCACCGAGAAGGTGACGGTGCTGAACACCGACGGCACCGTGCTCGCCGCCGGCGGCGAACCCGGCCAGATGCAGGCGGGCAAGCTCGCCGGGCTGCAGCAGAACGTCAATCGCGAGATCCAGGACAATGTCCGCAAGGCGCTGACCCCCTATCTCGGCCTGGAGAATTTCGAGATCAGCGTCGCGACCGACCTGAACACCGACCGCAAGGAGACCAGCGAGACCGTCTTCAACCCCGATTCCAAGGTCGAGCGCTCGGTCCGCGTGGTGCGCGAGAACGACACTTCGCAGAACGCCGCGACCCAGGAGCCGACCACGGTCGAGCAGAACGTTCCCGAGCGCGCGGTGCGCGCCGATGGCGGCCAGCGCTCCAGCGAGGAGAAGCAGCGCCGCGAGGAGCTGACGAATTACGAGATCTCCTCGAAGAAGACGCAGACGATCAGCGACGGCTACTCGATCGCGAAGATGTCGATCGCGGTGCTGATCAACCGGCCGCGCCTGGTCGAATCGCTCGGGGTCGCGCCCTCGCAGGAGCAGATCGACCAGCGGCTCGACGAGGTCAGGCAGGTCGTCAGCTCGGCCGCCGGCATCAGCAATCAGCGCGGCGACAACATCAAGGTGCTGGCCGTCGACTTCCTGCAAGGCAGCCGCACCCTCGAACCCGCCGCCCCCATCGGCATCGGCGAAGCGCTGCTGCGCCAGTCCGGGACGCTGATCAACGCGGTCACGATCCTGGCCCTGGCGGCGCTGATCATCTGGTTCGGCCTGCGACCCTCGATCGGCGCGCTGCTGAAGCGCCCCGAGCCCGCGCCGGTCGTCGCCTCAGTCACGGCCGGCGACATCCCGGCCCAGATCGCGGGGCCCGAGCTCGGCCTCAACCTGATCGGCGATCTCACCCAGGCCTCGCAGCGCTCGCCGCTGAAGAAGCTGGAGCAGCTCATCGACTTCGATGAGGCCCAGGCAGCCGCCGTCCTCAAGCAGTGGATCCAGGAAGGAGCCCGCGCGTGA
- a CDS encoding DUF1217 domain-containing protein: protein MTTTMIAYQAVTRNLTQSLARTAAKPDVASHAAYFEKNIGKVKTLDDFMKDDRLYRYAVEAFGLGDMAYAKAFMRKVLAGGVKDSNSFANKLTDPRYRELAATFDFSTETADTTYFQTNIGKVKTVTSFTDKSASRMFDYAIKAFGLESVVDTPKEKEAVTQALHLGKDSPLHFADPAIDKQFRAFLKAFDFADKGAKATSDKAMMQQTVDRHNAAVRSDQTKTTVEKYTRQKLEQDAGASDDSVRLALYFERKAPTIKTAYQILADAALLKVVQTALGIPSETSAMPIDKQATMIEKKLDLKTLQDPDGLKRFMQRFTSLAGAGSGASSNPTMLLFSQPSSALIGQDVLASLQKLRLGGI, encoded by the coding sequence ATGACCACGACGATGATCGCTTATCAGGCGGTGACGCGGAACCTGACCCAGTCGCTCGCGCGGACAGCGGCAAAGCCTGACGTCGCCAGTCATGCAGCCTATTTCGAGAAGAACATCGGCAAGGTGAAGACGCTCGACGACTTCATGAAGGACGATCGACTCTACCGCTATGCAGTGGAGGCCTTCGGCCTGGGTGACATGGCCTATGCCAAGGCCTTCATGCGCAAAGTCCTCGCAGGCGGGGTCAAGGATTCCAACAGCTTCGCCAACAAGCTCACGGACCCGCGCTATCGCGAACTGGCGGCAACGTTCGATTTTTCGACCGAGACAGCCGACACGACCTATTTCCAGACCAATATCGGCAAGGTGAAGACGGTTACCAGTTTCACGGACAAAAGCGCCTCGCGCATGTTCGACTACGCGATCAAGGCGTTCGGTCTGGAATCCGTCGTCGACACGCCGAAGGAGAAGGAAGCCGTCACCCAGGCGCTCCATCTCGGAAAGGATTCGCCGCTTCACTTCGCCGATCCGGCGATCGACAAGCAGTTTCGCGCATTCCTGAAGGCCTTCGATTTTGCCGACAAGGGCGCAAAGGCAACCAGCGACAAGGCCATGATGCAGCAGACGGTCGATCGCCATAACGCGGCCGTCAGAAGCGACCAGACGAAGACCACGGTCGAGAAATACACGCGCCAGAAGCTCGAGCAGGATGCGGGCGCCAGCGACGACAGCGTTCGTCTCGCGCTCTATTTTGAACGCAAGGCGCCAACGATCAAGACCGCCTACCAGATCCTGGCGGACGCCGCCCTGTTGAAGGTCGTCCAGACGGCGCTCGGCATCCCCTCGGAGACCTCCGCGATGCCGATCGACAAGCAGGCGACGATGATCGAGAAGAAGCTCGACCTCAAGACGCTGCAGGATCCAGACGGGCTCAAGCGCTTCATGCAGCGCTTCACCAGCCTGGCGGGCGCGGGGAGCGGCGCTTCCTCGAACCCGACCATGCTGCTCTTCAGCCAACCCTCCTCCGCCCTCATCGGCCAGGACGTGCTGGCGAGCCTGCAGAAACTTCGCCTCGGAGGCATCTGA